One window from the genome of Thermodesulfatator atlanticus DSM 21156 encodes:
- the uvrA gene encoding excinuclease ABC subunit UvrA, producing the protein MAAIRLRKISQHNLKGFDLEIPLYKVTVVTGVSGAGKSSLVFDVLYAEGQRRYVETFSAYLRQYLERLPRPQVESIEAIPPAVAIGQTNPVKSSRSTVGTLSEITSFAKMLWFRAALPVCPLCQREIHVDTALSAARRLLSLNENEPVTIVAPVKAKDPLLLREGLLQAGYFRIMIQDKICDLDEIEDLPHEVEVVLDRLKLTQENFSRLVEAFEHGFKMAGEVRVRMGYAQEAIFVGDPRCPACHYQIPKKSPNLFSFNSPIGACPTCRGFGRVMDIDWDLVIPDPGKSITEGAITLLSMPSFWEDEEELLEYCREKGIPLDKPWQELPEEVRWKILYGDGKWYGIKGIFDWLETKKYKAHVRILLSRYRAYLPCPDCGGTRFKPEALLFKIAGLSIAEFYALTVEEAANFLAQVETRSLDRATLNLLNELKRRVGYLNEVGLSYLTLDRQSRTLSGGEVARVMLTRALSSALTETLYLFDEPTTGLHPRDTARIIKMLRELAANQNTVVVVEHDPDVILAADYLIDLGPGAGEAGGHLLFAGKGKDLLKKDTPTARALNATLAPKRLSPLSPVTNEFLEVLGARENNLKDIDVKIPLKSFCVITGVSGSGKSTLLELILYRGLKRLKGETTEPPGKFSAIKGAEKIDQVVLIDQSPLAKSPRANPATYLKVYDVLRKLLAKEPLAKELGLSATAFSFNSEKGQCPHCQGLGFETVEMQFLSDLYLPCPVCRGTRFKEEVLRVRYQGKNIAEILDLTFDEALLFFAEHQDICQRLYAAKALGLGYLKLGQPLNTLSGGEAQRLRMAKHLFLEKGRGHLFLMDEPTVGLHLADVAVLLAAIKGLIAQGNTVVVVEHHLEVIRQASWIIDLGPEGGNAGGRLLFQGKPRDFLKEETPTSRALKHYLGSGRL; encoded by the coding sequence GTGGCTGCCATCCGCTTAAGGAAAATATCGCAGCACAACCTAAAGGGCTTTGACCTAGAGATCCCCCTTTATAAGGTCACCGTGGTTACCGGGGTCTCAGGTGCGGGCAAATCAAGCCTTGTCTTTGACGTGCTATACGCTGAGGGCCAACGACGCTACGTAGAGACCTTTTCGGCCTACCTGCGCCAGTATCTGGAAAGACTCCCCCGGCCTCAGGTGGAAAGCATCGAGGCCATTCCCCCGGCCGTAGCCATTGGCCAGACCAATCCGGTAAAAAGCTCCCGCTCAACCGTGGGGACCCTTTCAGAGATAACAAGCTTTGCCAAGATGCTCTGGTTTCGGGCGGCTTTGCCAGTATGCCCCCTTTGCCAGCGCGAAATCCACGTGGACACTGCGCTCTCGGCAGCCAGGAGGCTCCTTTCGCTTAACGAAAACGAGCCTGTAACCATCGTGGCCCCGGTTAAAGCCAAAGACCCTTTGCTTTTGCGCGAAGGGCTGCTTCAGGCAGGCTACTTTCGCATCATGATACAGGATAAGATTTGTGACCTTGACGAAATCGAAGACCTCCCCCATGAGGTGGAAGTTGTCCTTGACCGCCTAAAGCTTACCCAGGAAAACTTCTCCCGCCTGGTTGAGGCCTTTGAGCACGGCTTCAAAATGGCTGGTGAAGTGCGCGTGCGCATGGGCTACGCCCAAGAAGCCATTTTTGTAGGCGATCCCCGCTGCCCCGCCTGCCACTACCAAATCCCCAAAAAAAGCCCCAATCTATTTTCGTTTAACAGCCCTATCGGAGCCTGCCCCACCTGCCGTGGCTTTGGCCGGGTAATGGATATCGACTGGGACCTCGTGATCCCCGACCCGGGTAAAAGCATCACCGAAGGGGCCATCACCCTCCTTTCCATGCCTTCTTTTTGGGAAGACGAAGAAGAGCTCCTGGAATACTGCCGGGAAAAAGGCATCCCTCTTGATAAGCCCTGGCAGGAACTCCCGGAAGAAGTCCGCTGGAAAATCCTTTACGGTGACGGCAAGTGGTACGGCATAAAAGGAATTTTTGACTGGCTTGAGACCAAAAAATACAAGGCCCACGTGCGCATTCTGCTTTCCCGCTACCGGGCCTACCTCCCCTGCCCGGATTGTGGGGGCACGCGCTTTAAACCCGAAGCGCTCCTTTTCAAGATAGCCGGGCTTAGTATCGCCGAGTTTTACGCCTTAACCGTAGAAGAAGCCGCAAATTTCCTGGCTCAGGTAGAAACCCGCTCCCTTGACCGGGCCACGCTGAACCTCTTAAACGAACTCAAAAGACGCGTTGGCTATCTGAATGAAGTGGGGCTTTCGTATCTCACCCTTGACCGCCAGAGCCGCACCCTTTCTGGCGGGGAAGTCGCCCGGGTAATGCTCACCCGGGCCCTTTCTTCAGCCCTTACCGAGACCCTTTATCTCTTCGATGAACCCACCACCGGGCTTCATCCTCGGGACACCGCCCGCATCATCAAAATGCTAAGGGAGCTTGCCGCCAACCAGAACACCGTGGTGGTAGTGGAACACGATCCCGACGTGATTCTTGCAGCAGACTACCTAATCGACCTTGGCCCAGGGGCAGGAGAAGCAGGCGGCCACCTGCTTTTTGCCGGAAAAGGAAAAGACTTACTTAAAAAAGACACCCCCACGGCCAGGGCCTTAAACGCGACCCTTGCCCCCAAAAGGCTCTCCCCGCTAAGCCCGGTAACAAACGAATTTTTAGAAGTTTTAGGTGCGCGAGAAAACAACTTAAAAGACATAGACGTTAAAATCCCCCTTAAGTCCTTTTGTGTAATAACCGGGGTCTCTGGGTCTGGAAAATCCACCCTCCTTGAACTCATTCTTTACCGAGGGCTTAAGCGCCTGAAAGGCGAGACCACCGAGCCCCCGGGTAAATTTTCCGCGATAAAAGGGGCAGAAAAAATAGACCAGGTAGTCTTAATAGACCAGAGCCCCCTTGCCAAATCACCCAGGGCCAACCCGGCGACTTATCTTAAGGTTTACGATGTCCTGCGTAAGCTTCTGGCCAAAGAACCCCTGGCCAAGGAGCTTGGCCTTTCCGCCACAGCCTTTTCTTTTAACTCCGAAAAGGGCCAGTGCCCCCATTGCCAGGGCCTTGGCTTTGAAACCGTAGAGATGCAGTTTCTCTCCGACCTTTATTTGCCCTGCCCGGTGTGTCGCGGCACGCGTTTCAAAGAAGAGGTCTTGCGGGTGCGCTATCAAGGAAAAAACATCGCCGAAATCCTTGACCTTACCTTTGACGAAGCCCTCCTGTTTTTTGCGGAACACCAAGACATTTGCCAGCGCCTTTACGCGGCCAAGGCCCTGGGGCTGGGGTATCTTAAGCTCGGCCAACCCCTTAACACCCTCTCTGGGGGTGAAGCCCAGCGCCTGCGCATGGCCAAGCATCTTTTCCTAGAAAAAGGAAGAGGGCATCTCTTTTTAATGGACGAGCCCACGGTTGGGCTACACCTGGCAGATGTCGCCGTGCTGCTAGCCGCCATAAAAGGACTCATTGCCCAAGGGAACACCGTGGTGGTAGTGGAACATCACCTGGAAGTGATAAGACAGGCCAGCTGGATCATCGACCTTGGCCCTGAGGGAGGAAACGCCGGCGGGAGGCTCCTTTTCCAGGGTAAGCCCCGTGATTTTCTTAAGGAAGAAACCCCCACCAGCCGAGCGCTCAAGCATTACCTTGGGAGCGGGAGGCTTTAA
- a CDS encoding phosphatase PAP2 family protein — MSPDIKKIFCCITRYGRGEYYLIPSCILFLLCCILGYRRKSLYCFLVFLSVIFSGLVVNILKILFARYRPKALLETGSYGFHFFDCGYVVNSFPSGHAAATFSAFVALSIAFPRYKYFFWFCATVIAFSRVVIGSHYLSDVLFGSLIGILTPYLLMYYMEKHKSTIPFFSYQRSGLPTLKASRSQGNA; from the coding sequence TTGAGCCCTGACATTAAAAAAATTTTTTGTTGTATTACCCGCTACGGTAGGGGAGAGTATTATTTAATTCCTAGTTGTATTTTGTTTTTACTTTGTTGTATTTTGGGATATCGAAGAAAGTCTTTATACTGTTTTTTGGTATTTTTGTCAGTAATTTTTTCAGGGTTAGTAGTAAATATACTCAAAATCCTTTTTGCTCGTTATCGTCCTAAAGCTCTTCTAGAAACGGGATCTTATGGTTTTCATTTTTTTGATTGCGGATATGTAGTTAATTCTTTTCCATCAGGTCATGCTGCAGCTACTTTTAGTGCTTTTGTCGCCCTTTCTATAGCTTTTCCGCGTTATAAATATTTCTTTTGGTTTTGTGCAACGGTAATAGCCTTTAGTCGTGTTGTCATAGGTTCTCATTACTTAAGTGATGTATTGTTTGGTAGTTTAATTGGTATTTTAACGCCTTATTTGCTGATGTATTATATGGAAAAACACAAATCTACAATTCCCTTTTTTTCTTATCAGCGTTCCGGTCTGCCTACTCTTAAAGCCTCCCGCTCCCAAGGTAATGCTTGA
- a CDS encoding type II toxin-antitoxin system RelE family toxin: MSKTLNHYASPSFWKEYEKLPEEVKRLADKNFELLKKDPYHPSLHLKKVANYWSVRIGRKYRAIGIEIEEGIIWFWIGKHSEYEKIIKS, translated from the coding sequence ATGTCAAAAACTTTAAACCATTATGCCAGCCCTTCTTTTTGGAAAGAATATGAGAAGTTACCCGAAGAAGTCAAAAGATTGGCCGATAAAAATTTTGAACTTCTTAAGAAGGATCCATACCATCCATCATTGCATTTGAAAAAGGTTGCTAATTACTGGTCAGTGCGGATTGGTAGGAAATATAGAGCTATTGGGATAGAAATAGAAGAAGGAATTATTTGGTTTTGGATTGGTAAACATTCAGAATACGAGAAGATTATAAAATCCTAA
- a CDS encoding heavy metal translocating P-type ATPase, whose amino-acid sequence MSAKKELFFKISGMSCAACAARLEKALNSLPGVTEAQVNFASQTLRITFDPEKLSFEALKEKVKQEGFELLPFSDAEEETLENSEERGLRELRKRLFLAWILAPFVFIFSMPGLFPWVAKIPVPFRFYLLLALSTPVQFYAGGEFIRRALATLRRRSADMNTLVSLGTLSAYSFSTVVTLFPKVFVRVGLPLHVYFDSAVMIIAFVLLGRYLEVRARGKATEAVRKLLRLTPQTARVLREGEEKEIPAAALIPGDIVIVRPGERVPADGVIIEGKTALDESMLTGESLPVEKGPGAKVIGGTLNTHGVIKVKIEKTGKDTILATIARLVEEAQGSKARIQRLADKVAGIFVPVVLVTAAITFVVWYWVGPEPKVTNALLSFVSVLVIACPCAMGLATPAAVMVATGRAAGEGILVKNALALEQGARVKVCIFDKTGTLTKGRPEVKEIIPAPGQKIEEVLKVAGALERHSEHPLSQAIFEKAKHFEPFLAGKVKAEVGLGIIGEVQGKLAGVGKKELALKFTKDIPEELERAARRLTAKGHTVVWVAWNKYIFGLITLADALREEAKEAVAKLKRMGLEVYMLTGDNQNTAKAIAEELALDGFWAEVLPQEKSQKIEELRRQGKRVAMVGDGVNDAPALAASDLGIALSSGTDIALEAADVALMRPDLNLVPRAIGLSRKTLRVIKQNLFWAFAYNILAIPIAAGVLYPFYGLRLSPPIAAAAMALSSVSVVSNALRLRRIKLN is encoded by the coding sequence ATGTCTGCGAAAAAAGAACTCTTTTTTAAGATATCCGGGATGAGTTGTGCGGCTTGTGCTGCACGCCTGGAAAAGGCCTTGAATTCTTTGCCAGGGGTCACGGAGGCCCAGGTCAATTTTGCCTCTCAAACCTTGCGTATAACCTTTGATCCGGAAAAGCTTTCCTTTGAGGCCTTGAAAGAAAAAGTCAAGCAAGAAGGCTTCGAACTTTTGCCTTTTTCTGATGCTGAGGAAGAGACTTTAGAAAATTCTGAAGAAAGAGGTCTCCGGGAGCTGCGGAAGAGGCTCTTTTTAGCCTGGATTTTGGCCCCTTTTGTCTTTATTTTTTCCATGCCCGGGCTTTTTCCGTGGGTGGCAAAAATTCCCGTTCCTTTTCGCTTCTATTTGCTCTTGGCCTTAAGCACACCGGTACAGTTTTATGCCGGAGGGGAGTTTATCCGGCGCGCCTTGGCTACTCTTAGGCGTCGTTCCGCAGACATGAATACCCTTGTCTCATTGGGGACGCTTTCGGCTTATTCCTTTTCTACGGTGGTGACTCTTTTCCCAAAAGTCTTTGTGAGGGTTGGCCTTCCGTTGCATGTTTACTTTGATTCGGCGGTGATGATCATCGCCTTTGTACTACTTGGGCGCTACCTAGAGGTTCGGGCACGGGGGAAGGCTACCGAGGCGGTTAGAAAGCTGCTGCGCCTTACCCCGCAAACCGCAAGGGTTTTACGTGAGGGAGAGGAAAAAGAGATTCCAGCCGCAGCCCTTATCCCTGGAGATATTGTTATAGTGCGCCCTGGAGAAAGAGTCCCGGCTGATGGTGTCATTATTGAAGGTAAGACCGCCCTTGATGAGTCCATGCTCACCGGAGAGAGCCTTCCTGTGGAAAAGGGGCCTGGGGCAAAGGTTATCGGTGGCACCTTGAATACCCACGGGGTGATAAAGGTCAAAATCGAAAAGACCGGAAAAGATACCATCCTGGCCACCATTGCCCGCTTGGTAGAAGAAGCCCAGGGCTCAAAGGCCCGCATACAGCGGCTGGCCGATAAAGTGGCCGGGATTTTTGTACCGGTGGTGTTAGTTACGGCCGCCATTACTTTTGTGGTGTGGTATTGGGTTGGTCCTGAGCCCAAGGTTACCAATGCCCTTCTTTCATTTGTTTCGGTCCTGGTGATTGCCTGTCCCTGTGCCATGGGGCTTGCCACCCCTGCGGCGGTTATGGTGGCCACCGGTCGTGCAGCCGGGGAAGGTATCCTGGTAAAAAATGCCCTGGCCCTGGAACAAGGGGCACGGGTTAAGGTTTGTATTTTTGACAAAACAGGCACGCTCACCAAGGGGAGACCAGAGGTCAAAGAGATTATCCCTGCCCCTGGGCAAAAGATAGAAGAGGTTCTAAAAGTGGCCGGAGCCCTTGAGCGACATTCAGAGCATCCTTTGTCGCAGGCTATTTTCGAAAAGGCTAAACATTTTGAACCTTTTCTCGCCGGGAAAGTCAAAGCAGAAGTGGGTCTGGGCATCATAGGAGAGGTGCAGGGCAAGCTTGCCGGGGTAGGGAAGAAAGAACTCGCCTTGAAGTTCACCAAAGATATTCCAGAGGAGCTCGAACGTGCGGCAAGGCGCCTTACGGCCAAGGGGCATACCGTGGTCTGGGTGGCGTGGAATAAATATATTTTCGGGCTCATTACCCTTGCGGATGCGCTACGCGAAGAAGCCAAAGAGGCGGTAGCCAAGTTAAAGAGAATGGGGCTTGAGGTCTATATGCTCACAGGGGATAACCAAAATACCGCCAAGGCCATTGCTGAAGAATTAGCGCTCGATGGCTTTTGGGCCGAGGTCTTGCCTCAAGAAAAGAGTCAAAAAATAGAAGAGTTACGCCGGCAGGGTAAAAGAGTAGCCATGGTGGGAGATGGGGTAAACGATGCGCCTGCCCTGGCTGCTTCAGATCTGGGTATCGCCCTATCTTCGGGCACAGACATTGCCCTTGAGGCGGCTGACGTGGCCCTTATGCGGCCGGATTTAAATTTAGTCCCCCGGGCCATAGGGCTTTCCCGGAAAACGCTGCGGGTAATCAAACAAAATCTCTTTTGGGCCTTTGCCTACAATATCCTTGCTATCCCTATTGCCGCAGGCGTGCTTTATCCTTTTTACGGGCTACGCCTCTCACCACCCATAGCCGCGGCGGCCATGGCCTTAAGTTCCGTCTCGGTGGTTTCCAACGCCCTGCGCCTGCGGCGCATCAAGCTCAACTAG
- a CDS encoding heavy-metal-associated domain-containing protein — METTIKISGMGCEHCVKRVTKALEELPGVKNVRVSLERAEATFEKPEALSLEDVIKAIEAAGYQVEKT, encoded by the coding sequence ATGGAGACAACCATAAAAATTTCAGGAATGGGTTGTGAGCATTGCGTCAAACGGGTAACCAAGGCCTTAGAAGAATTGCCAGGAGTCAAAAATGTCCGCGTCTCCCTTGAGCGCGCTGAGGCCACCTTTGAGAAGCCTGAGGCCCTGTCTTTGGAAGACGTTATCAAGGCCATAGAAGCAGCAGGATACCAGGTAGAGAAGACCTAA
- the uvrA gene encoding excinuclease ABC subunit UvrA, which translates to MLSRTPETEAFPSYIRVEGARHHNLKDISVAIPRHAFTVITGVSGSGKSTLAFDIVFAEGQRRYVESLPTYVRQFLKLYEQPEVDIIKGLPPTVAIEQRTSLAGPRATVGTLTEVYHYLRLLFARVGVPYCPKCGEKLARAEKEALVDSLLEQFAGEEVIFLAPKIRRRKGFHRPILEKAAKAGYHLVRIDGRLREIPPIPDLSRFREHTIEVAVGKVQIIPEKQGQITDLLIKTFSEGRGEALLISPQKELVLNEKAFCVRCGLSLPEPDPLLFSFNTKAGACEHCDGLGRLGERPCPSCQGSRLNALALSFRLGGLNIAEVSRLSAKEAISFLKDLDFSGKEAEIARPLIQEMLAKLSFLAEVGLGYLSLDRAGDTLSGGEAQRVRLAAQLGSNLTGVCYVLDEPTIGLHPRDNSLLIKALKQLKEKGNTVIVVEHDEETMMASDWIIDLGPGGGKKGGEIIFQGPFKEILKAEKSLTAKVLTDAARYQITSQKRKPEKFIKLEGALARNLKNINVDIPLGLLVVVTGVSGAGKSSLVMDVLYENLKRKLEEKPLKGLKDLKGWENIKRTVVVDHSPIGRTPRSTPATYLGLMDRIRTLFAGTKEARARGYTASRFSFNIEEGRCPHCKGQGQLKVEMKFLPEVYITCEVCQGARYNEETLKVLYKGKNIAQVLSMSMAEACHFFEGVPELCQALKLLCDLGLDYLTLGQPSPSLSGGEAQRLKLAREFIKGKRGGTLYILDEPTTGLHIADVAKLLNLFHALIDKGNTVLVIEHNLDVIKEADWIIDLGPEGGDQGGEVLFTGPPDELIDQETHTAKALREFVEKDPLFKDF; encoded by the coding sequence GTGCTCTCAAGAACACCAGAAACAGAGGCTTTTCCTAGCTATATCCGTGTAGAAGGCGCACGGCATCATAATTTGAAAGACATCTCGGTGGCCATCCCTCGCCACGCCTTTACCGTGATCACCGGCGTCTCAGGCTCAGGAAAATCTACTCTTGCCTTTGACATTGTCTTTGCCGAGGGGCAGCGCCGCTATGTGGAAAGCCTTCCCACCTATGTGCGGCAATTTCTCAAGCTCTACGAACAGCCAGAGGTGGATATAATCAAAGGCCTTCCGCCAACTGTAGCCATTGAGCAACGCACAAGCCTGGCCGGTCCAAGGGCTACGGTGGGAACCCTTACGGAAGTTTATCATTACTTGCGCTTGCTCTTTGCCCGTGTGGGGGTTCCTTATTGCCCTAAGTGCGGCGAAAAACTGGCCCGGGCAGAAAAAGAGGCCCTTGTCGACTCTCTCCTTGAACAATTTGCCGGCGAAGAAGTTATCTTTTTGGCGCCCAAGATCAGAAGGCGCAAAGGTTTTCACCGCCCCATCCTGGAAAAGGCCGCCAAAGCAGGATATCACCTGGTGCGCATCGACGGCCGCCTGCGTGAAATCCCCCCTATTCCTGACCTTTCACGCTTTCGCGAACACACCATCGAAGTAGCCGTAGGAAAGGTCCAGATTATTCCTGAAAAACAAGGTCAAATTACTGACCTATTAATCAAGACCTTTAGCGAAGGCCGGGGCGAAGCCCTTCTTATCAGCCCGCAAAAAGAACTGGTGTTAAATGAAAAGGCCTTTTGCGTAAGATGTGGCCTTTCTCTGCCAGAGCCTGATCCCCTGCTCTTTTCTTTTAACACCAAGGCTGGGGCCTGTGAGCACTGTGACGGGCTGGGAAGGCTTGGCGAAAGACCTTGCCCTTCCTGCCAGGGAAGCCGCCTAAATGCCCTTGCCCTATCTTTTCGCCTTGGTGGCCTTAATATTGCAGAGGTCTCAAGGCTTTCCGCCAAAGAGGCTATCTCCTTTTTAAAAGACCTTGATTTTTCTGGAAAAGAGGCTGAAATTGCCCGTCCCCTTATCCAGGAGATGCTTGCTAAGCTTTCTTTTCTCGCAGAAGTGGGGCTTGGTTACTTAAGCCTTGATCGTGCCGGAGACACCCTTTCGGGTGGCGAGGCCCAGCGCGTGCGTCTGGCGGCCCAGCTTGGCTCAAACCTAACCGGCGTGTGCTATGTGCTTGATGAACCCACCATCGGACTTCATCCCCGCGATAACTCTCTCTTGATCAAGGCCCTTAAACAGCTAAAGGAAAAAGGAAACACTGTCATCGTAGTAGAGCATGATGAAGAAACTATGATGGCCTCAGACTGGATAATAGACCTTGGCCCAGGGGGAGGCAAAAAGGGCGGAGAGATCATCTTTCAGGGGCCTTTTAAAGAAATTTTAAAGGCGGAAAAATCTCTCACCGCCAAAGTACTTACTGATGCCGCGCGTTACCAAATCACCAGCCAAAAACGCAAGCCCGAAAAATTTATTAAGCTTGAAGGGGCTCTTGCCCGCAACCTCAAAAATATCAACGTTGATATCCCTTTGGGGTTACTTGTGGTGGTAACCGGGGTTTCAGGGGCCGGCAAGTCGTCTTTGGTCATGGACGTGCTCTACGAAAACCTGAAACGAAAACTGGAAGAAAAGCCTTTGAAGGGCTTAAAGGACTTAAAAGGCTGGGAAAACATCAAGCGTACCGTGGTAGTGGATCACAGCCCCATTGGGCGCACCCCACGTTCCACCCCAGCCACTTACCTGGGGCTTATGGACCGCATAAGGACCCTTTTTGCCGGCACAAAAGAGGCCCGCGCAAGGGGCTATACTGCCAGCCGTTTTTCTTTCAATATTGAAGAAGGCCGTTGCCCGCACTGTAAGGGACAGGGGCAACTAAAAGTCGAGATGAAGTTCTTGCCCGAGGTCTATATCACCTGTGAGGTGTGCCAGGGTGCCCGTTACAACGAAGAAACACTCAAAGTGCTTTACAAAGGCAAGAACATAGCGCAAGTGCTTTCCATGAGCATGGCTGAGGCCTGTCACTTTTTTGAGGGAGTGCCAGAACTTTGCCAGGCGCTTAAGCTTCTTTGTGATCTTGGGCTTGATTACTTGACCCTTGGCCAGCCAAGCCCTTCTCTTTCTGGCGGCGAGGCCCAGCGTCTTAAGCTGGCCCGGGAGTTTATCAAAGGAAAACGCGGTGGGACACTTTATATCCTTGATGAGCCTACCACCGGGCTCCACATTGCCGATGTGGCCAAACTCCTTAATCTTTTCCACGCGCTAATTGACAAGGGCAACACTGTGCTTGTTATTGAACACAACCTGGACGTCATCAAAGAGGCTGACTGGATCATTGACCTGGGGCCAGAGGGAGGAGACCAGGGAGGCGAGGTCCTTTTCACCGGGCCACCTGATGAATTAATTGACCAAGAAACCCACACCGCCAAGGCATTGAGAGAATTTGTTGAAAAAGACCCCTTATTCAAAGATTTTTGA
- a CDS encoding HEPN domain-containing protein, with amino-acid sequence MPLRYPNGPDLTPDEVYTRSEAEKALEIAEEFLPVRKVFSKIFE; translated from the coding sequence ATGCCCTTACGATACCCTAACGGGCCAGATCTTACTCCAGATGAAGTTTATACGCGCAGCGAGGCCGAAAAAGCCCTTGAAATTGCTGAAGAATTTTTGCCCGTGCGGAAAGTTTTCTCAAAAATCTTTGAATAA
- the hypD gene encoding hydrogenase formation protein HypD translates to MSSLRDLARKIEDLLPRPVRLMEVCGTHTVNIFRYGLRSLFTDKLTLISGPGCPVCVTPQEEIDYLIAAASKPDVILATFGDMIRVPGSQGSLKEARARGANVKIVYSPLDALKIAKENPDYKVVFAAVGFETTAPAVAVAVLEARKEKIPNIYFAVSHRTMPEAMRALLGSGEVRLDGLILPGHVSTITGARYFSFVSEEFSLPAVVAGFEAHQIMHGIYLLAKQIAEGRAEVEIAYREAVSWEGNPMGKQLIRKVFEPCDVRWRGLGLIPQSGLRLRDEFRDFDAKEVLPLELPQAKETPGCLCGEIICGRATPPECKLFAKVCTPETPKGPCMVSSEGTCAAWYAYGTEQVS, encoded by the coding sequence ATGTCATCGCTAAGAGACCTTGCCCGGAAAATAGAAGACCTTTTACCCCGTCCAGTTAGACTGATGGAGGTCTGCGGGACCCATACGGTCAATATCTTTCGCTATGGTTTGCGCAGCCTGTTTACCGATAAGCTCACTTTGATTTCGGGTCCTGGGTGTCCGGTTTGTGTGACTCCGCAGGAAGAAATCGACTATCTCATTGCTGCGGCTTCAAAGCCCGATGTTATCCTTGCCACTTTTGGCGATATGATTCGAGTACCAGGGAGCCAGGGGTCCCTTAAAGAGGCCAGGGCACGGGGAGCTAACGTGAAGATCGTTTACTCCCCTTTGGATGCTTTAAAAATCGCCAAAGAGAATCCCGATTATAAAGTCGTTTTTGCCGCGGTTGGTTTTGAAACCACAGCTCCTGCAGTGGCGGTGGCAGTACTTGAAGCCCGAAAAGAAAAAATCCCGAATATTTACTTTGCCGTAAGCCACCGCACTATGCCTGAAGCCATGCGGGCGCTTTTAGGCTCAGGGGAGGTCAGACTAGACGGCCTTATTCTCCCAGGCCATGTTTCTACGATCACCGGGGCACGATATTTTTCTTTTGTATCAGAAGAGTTTTCTTTGCCAGCGGTGGTAGCTGGCTTTGAGGCCCACCAAATAATGCACGGCATTTATCTCCTTGCGAAGCAGATTGCTGAAGGCCGCGCGGAAGTAGAGATAGCCTATCGCGAGGCGGTTTCATGGGAAGGGAATCCTATGGGCAAACAACTTATTAGAAAGGTCTTTGAACCTTGTGATGTCCGCTGGCGAGGCCTTGGTCTAATCCCCCAGAGTGGTTTAAGGCTAAGGGACGAATTCCGAGATTTTGATGCGAAAGAGGTTTTGCCTCTTGAGCTTCCGCAAGCAAAAGAAACACCAGGCTGCCTTTGTGGCGAGATTATTTGCGGTAGGGCAACGCCTCCTGAGTGCAAACTCTTTGCCAAGGTTTGCACGCCTGAGACCCCTAAAGGACCTTGTATGGTTTCAAGCGAAGGGACCTGTGCGGCCTGGTATGCATACGGAACCGAACAAGTCAGTTGA
- a CDS encoding DUF72 domain-containing protein encodes MPLPAVKIGTSGWNYPHWKGIFYPEKLPSTKWLSYYSEFFETVEVNATFYGTPKEKTFKKWYEETPSDFIFALKANRFITHVKRLKDVAEPLKRFYAAISPLKEKIGPILFQLPPSLKYDRSLLKEFVRLLDLSYKTAIEVRHQSFLCEEFYELLRRFNISLCLSDTAGRYPSLVEVLTADFVYVRLHGSRVLYRSCYTEEELQAWAQKLKSWAIPAYVYFDNDSLGWAVPNALRLKELLGQPAKGLSDKAWELLKNRPLD; translated from the coding sequence ATGCCGTTGCCTGCCGTCAAAATAGGAACTTCTGGCTGGAATTATCCCCACTGGAAGGGGATTTTTTATCCAGAGAAGTTACCCTCTACCAAATGGCTATCATATTATAGCGAATTTTTCGAAACAGTCGAAGTAAATGCGACTTTTTATGGTACACCCAAAGAAAAAACATTCAAAAAGTGGTATGAAGAAACTCCTTCGGATTTTATTTTTGCCTTAAAGGCCAACCGCTTTATTACCCATGTTAAACGGCTAAAAGACGTTGCAGAACCCCTTAAAAGGTTCTATGCGGCTATTAGCCCCTTAAAAGAAAAGATAGGTCCCATCCTTTTCCAGTTACCACCGAGTTTGAAATATGATCGCTCTTTATTAAAAGAATTTGTTAGGCTTCTGGATCTGTCTTATAAGACCGCTATAGAGGTTCGTCACCAGAGCTTTTTATGTGAAGAATTTTACGAACTCCTCAGGCGTTTTAACATTTCCCTCTGTCTTTCAGATACTGCCGGTAGGTACCCCTCTTTGGTTGAAGTACTTACGGCAGACTTTGTCTATGTTCGTTTGCATGGCTCCCGTGTGCTTTACCGTTCCTGCTATACCGAGGAAGAATTGCAAGCCTGGGCGCAAAAGCTAAAAAGCTGGGCGATACCTGCTTATGTTTATTTTGACAACGATTCCCTTGGATGGGCGGTGCCCAATGCCTTACGCTTAAAAGAGCTTCTTGGCCAACCTGCTAAAGGTCTTTCTGACAAGGCTTGGGAACTTTTAAAAAATCGTCCTTTGGATTAA